CAAAgtggaaagcacagctgtgctgcttctgctgacTTACCTGATAGCACCACAACTTCTCCGTCTGAACAAGAGATCTCTACATGTCTGCTAGCAGTTTAATTACAGAGCAAGCATCTTTTACCTCTTGagggacagcagcactgaagacTTGGAACAGAAATGGATCGCGTGCTGACTCCTGCTCATAGCCAAGCAGTTGACCTGGCCTTGCCCCAGAACCACGCCTCTGATGGCACAACGGCAGCAGCAACTCACAGCCACAAAGCATGAGTCAAAGTGGGGTTTCCCTCCCATAACTAGATCAGTAACGGCAAAGATTTCACTGCTCTTTCCTTGGAGTTGGCCACACAGTTTCTTGTTCAAATGTTAAGGATGAGTCTCAAACAACGTCCTTCCTTCGAAAATATGGTGGCATACATTCCCAGTAATTTGTCAGCACTTACCTCACGGTGACATGggaatttccttttcttttattgaGAGGAACAGAATGACTTAATTTCCTGGCCCACTATGTAGAAAATCTGAGCAAATACTAACTTCCTGTTGTAGACTTGCATCTTATGATTGGACgtgtttcattttgaagacACAGAAAAGCAACAATGAGGTTTTAACTAACTGGAATTTACTGAAGTTGCATAGACTACAGTGTTTTGGTGGGACTCCATTGGCCAAATATCAAACAAGTTGAGAGGACCAATCCAAACAGGACATACTGACAGCTGAAACTGGCTTCAAGAAATGGTGCTATGTTTTacatagaagaaaaacatgagTGAAACAATGCCCCTCTAAGTTCCTGATCCTGGAAAGAACTGGATGACTGGTTTAGGCTCAAGGATATGTACATTAGCATATGGTTGCCTACACTCTCGGTGTGCAGTGCTATATGAAAAACTTGCACATGGTGTCTCTTCAACTCCCCTCATTAAGCATAAAGAGGGGAGGTAGAAGACAATAAGGGATAACTGAGTTTTCCAGCAACAGTGAGTATGGTGAAACatttttacagatatttttgttcactttgtggcataccatttggcttTAGAGCCCAAACCTCAAAGTTAAGCCCAAATCAACATCACTGTGACTTTTATGACCAATCTGAGTCCCttttgttgttggcttttttttgttgttgttcttttgttttttgtttctatcTCCATCTTTAAATGCACTGAGATGTCATTCTTGCATTACATTTCTCACTTCATTTAATACATCTGCTACACTACTTGttaagaggggaagaaaaaagctttgACTGTTGCCAGGCAGCACACATTCAATCAAGGCACTGAGCAGATTTTTTTATGCAAGACTACCGGGATGACTCAGGTCTGTGAGATGCTGCTGGGCCAGAATAGTTGAGAAGAGTTAGAGTATGAGAAGGCAAGACAGCACTGACCACAtaactgcagaaatgcagttgGAGTTAGAATGCTACAAAGCCAACACGCTTTTTGAGACATGAACAATCAACTCCTCATTTCCAACACTTACCCTCTGGTCTTTTGCAAGAATACAACAAGTTGTAACTGCTGTAAATAGTAAAACATATAGAAAAAGAGTTGTTCTAATCTCTATTAAACTTTAGTTCACTTTGCTCTaccaaatattaattttttgaTTGAAATGCAATTGTAGTGTGAGTCCAGATTTCTTCTCTCTCAGCTTCATGCTGCTGCATGTGGATGGATCTCCCCTGTGGATTTTGACTGTACAGCATAAACATCAGTAACAGAGTGGAAAGTGTAAAGGCAAATAACATCGATCAACAAGATATAAGTCTGAAACACTTCTTATTATGCAGGAgagtaaagcaaaataatggaaatgcaTACCATGGTTTAAGCTGTCAACATTTtcccaccagaaaaaaaaggcataagaaaagaaggaggaaaaaaaagaagaaaatgatggcAGATTCCTAGAACAACACACTATAAGCATGATGCCAAGTTACTACCACAGCACTTGGAGGTCCAAGCAATGACAAGCACACATGATCATGGCCTCCTTTAAATAAACCAAtaccaggaaaggaaaaaaaaatgataaaaaaaaatgaaaaaaaagcaatactaTTCATGAAGGTAGTCTTGGAGgaataataactaaaaaaaggagaaaagctgcaATAGccatgagattaaaaaaaaagtctatgtTTGCCAGCCACATTGCATAACTGAACAGAGTGCAGTCACCTGTCTGCTTCCGTTTAACACAGGAGAGATGAGTTGGTCTAGTATATTTGATAGCaggttttaaaatgattttcctGGAAGGAGAGTGGGCCTGAACTTCAGTTTTTTTAGCAAGTTCAGCTTTCTTATACACTGCTATGgacaagaaaacacaaaaacacataaTCAGGAAAAAACCAGCAAAGTTTCATACGACAATACATCAAGCGGCAGGCCCACTGCTCCACAACTGCAGCTCCAAGCACTGTTTCTACTGAGGTGATCAAACCTAAGTTGGAAGAGGGGAGCACTGATGCATTCATCTCAGATGTGCTTCCCTGAACTCTGTGGGGATTCCTACAGTGAAATGAGACTGGTGGAGCAGTGAGCCTTGCACATGGCTTTTCACATAACTGTACAATGTCTCATTAAATAGCACCACACATAATAGTGTTAAGATGCACATCAACTACAACAGAATAACCTAACAATACTGCACGatactacaaaaataaaattaaaaaaaataatatatatatatatagtaataGGGAGGGTTAAATgaaccttttttccttctcacttCATCTCTGGAGAGTGTGCTAGGTTCCTTTTTagctattttcctttctggagTAGAAATCCTGCCTCTCCCAGTTTTAAAaggtttctcttttttatgCTTATCGAGAGATGATCTTCGCAattctctctctgccttctccTCTTTAGGAACAGTCTCTAACTGTTCAGTCATGATGCTCCTATCATCATCTGTAGGATCAGAGCAAATTGTaacaacaaacagaagattAGTAACAAATGCTAGCAATACTGCAGTGGATGCAgggtaaaataataatttaagaCTGAGCAGACggattaataaaaaaaaagtaggcaaTTCTACCATTTTTTAAACATGCTGAAATTACTGCTATAGTTacaataattttgctttttgatcATTACGATTTGGAAGCAAAAATATTAAACACACAAGACAAAAAGGATAATGCACACCTTGAGTATCTGCCCAGAGACTGTCTGTGTCCATGATGGAGTCATCAACTGTTGTTTCATCTTTGTAATCATCACACGTCTCTGTTTTGTAGTCAGTGAGCAAGATTTCTTCTCTCTCAGGTGAAGCAGGAGCTTCTGGGGAGCCCTCCCTCGGCTCAGCTTGAATGTCAACCACTTCCTCAATCTCTAGCTCCTCTTCAGCCTGAGAGTCCACTGCTTCAATGTCTTCCTGCTGGGTAGCAGCAAAACGTACACTGTGAGAAGCAGATTCGCCCTCATCAACTGTTGTCTGCACCACTGTGATAAAGTCATCCTCTACTGTCACGACTGATTCAATAATGCCTTTCAGTTCAGGCAGTGCTTCTGGGCAAACCTTGGCTAGCAATTCTTCATCAGTAGGTTTCCCAAAGTCCATTTCTGGGGGTATTTCTGATATAAGATGTTGTTtatcctcttctttctcttcttgtccACCTTCTAACTTTTCTTCCTCGTGGTCTTCTCTTTTTGTGGCCTTAGCTGTCACTTCTGATGGCAGCAATGTTTGGACTTCTGTTGGTTTCACAACTGTATCGGGAATCTTTTCAGTTTCCTCTGGAGGCTGTGGGATGCTCTCCATCTGAATCTCAGCAGGCTCTTCCTGGGGAGGCTCAGCTTTTGGAAGGAGGAGCTCCGTGGAAGGTTCCTTTGCTGGTAACTGTGTAGACACCTCTTCCTCAGACACAGATGGTTTTGGAGCTTCTCCTTTGATATCCTCCTGTTTCAAGGGTTCTCCATTCAAACTTTCTTGGGTTTGATCATGTTCTCCACTAGATTCGTAAGATTCTTCTTTATCAACTGCCTCTTGATGTACCAGATCAGGCTTAGCTACTTTCTCcttaatttctgtttcagacAGTTTGGTGCTGTCCTTCACATAACTAGGCTCAGTCTTGGAAAGTAAATCTGCatcctttgcttctctggatAAGATGATCTGATCTTTCTGTTGAGTTTCTTTGGGTTCAGGCTCCGTTTTTTTAACAGGGGCTTTGTCCTTCCCAGAAGGGAGAGAAACAACCTCACTGATCCTACTGTCTAGCTGACTCTGATACTCTTGGTCAGCTCTCCTTGCAGCCACTTCCATATCATGCTTTATGGCATTGTAGTCTGGTTTTATTGGAGCTTCTATCTCAGCTATTTCAGGAACAACACTAAGAGTCTTCTCCTTCTCCATCAAGAAAGAAATAGCGTCTCTTTCTGCTGTTACCTGTGTAGCTAATATTCTGTCGTAGGTGGTATCATCGGGTACATGAACTTTATCAGACACGActtcctctttcatttctgtgattGCCTCAGGTCTTGTCTTCTCTGCCTCTGAATCTTTAATGGGATAACCCTCTTTTAAGTCAGCTTGATCTTCACTTTTTTCCAACACAGTATCgagcttctcttttttctcctgctcgAAGTCCCTCGCTAGCAAAGACTCACCAGTTGCATGCTGCGTTAAGTCTTTTTCACCGAGGAATTCTTCTTTGGAtttttcagctgctgccagcttcACTTCTATTAAAGACAGGTCAGGAGCTAGGCTGCGTCTCAATTTTTCATCTGTGCCTTCGTAAAAGGGACAGGTTTCACTTGTTAAATTCTCACTGTCCTGTACTGGAGAAGGGAGCGGGACTGTGTACTTATTGAAAACACAGTAGCCCAAGTCTTCTAGCTGACTTTCAGCTTTTAGAGTTACATGGTTTTCATCTGTCACAGATgtcagggcagtgctgctgtcttcCACCACGGCATCAGAAGGAACTGACTTCTTTTGTGCCACCTCAGCATCTGCACTCACCGATGCTACTCTGGACCTTGTCCCTGCTAAATCTAACATTTCAGGCAGGTCAGGAGCCAAGACGGCACCATTTTTGTAATAGTCTTTGGCTGGGAAAGGCGATTCAACCAAGGTCTCAGGCTGgactttttcttctgtcattgctttttcttcttcaatgtGCTCATCTTCTTCTCTGCTATCAATGGGGAAACAAGGGGCCCTCTCCATTGCTGGTGTGGTTGCTGGCAAGTAGTCATCGCCTTCATCCATACTCCCACTAGTGTTAGTTAGAATATCTGATGCGAGGGGGGAAAGATCATGTGCACGGCCAAAGCTGAATCCCAGAGCTATAGAATCCAGGCAGGACATGGGCAGGTTAATAGACATACTTCTCTGCTCAATTGCAGATCTGCCCCCAAGTCCCAGGCTCCTGCTCAGAGTTAGGTCatctttatttttgctgtggAGCTCTCGCTTATCCCCATAGACTTTGGGGTCAATAGTGAACATTCTTTCTGTTGGGGAACTTGGTTCTTCAGATTTGTCTGGTGTATAGCTCTTAGCCAGGGTACTGTACCCTATTTCATGACCAGGCATACCCTGCTGCTGATCCAATTCCATCTGTaattcttcctcctcttcctctttgtcTTCAGGTATCAGACGATCTGCCCGGTACGTCTCATATGCACTCTCTTTAGTGTCACTTAGCTCATAGTAATCACTGCCTTGTTTTAGAGCGTCTGTTTTGAAGGCTTCCTCTTTCAGTGCAGAGGTTTCAAAGTACTTTGACATTCCCGATCGAtccacttctgttttcatttcatgagTAGCTGAAACACTTTCCTTATCCtccttggtttcttttttaacatctttctcTTGAGAAGGTTCTGGAGTAAGAGTCTTATCAGTGGTTGAACTTGGTGCCTGAGGGCTCTTCTCTGTTATTTGAGATAACTGTGGAGTATCAGGGTGCTCAGTTGTTTTCTCAGGGATCGGTACATGGCTTAATTTGCCAGGGGATACCTCTGTGCTTGGCTGCATGTCCTTTTTCGTAGCTGTTGTTGCTTGGAGCCCACTTTggtccatttctttttctgccttgaAAAGATCAGACATTTTAATTTCACCATCCTTTGGGAAGTCTGCTTTGTCTTGGGCAAGTGTCTCAACTTCAGTCTTTGTGGTAAATTTAGCATCATCTAATATTCGAGCCTCCCCTTTATCATAGAAATCATACCTTTCTTCCTCATCAGTCTCATCCTTGGTCATGTCCTTTTCCTGCCCCCATGCAGGAATTTTCTGTGTGCTTGGTGTTTTCAGGCCATCTATAGTTACTGTTGAGACTTCTTGCAGAGTTAGGGTCATGCCTCTGTGGGTCTGCTCATCTTCAGCAAGTTCTTTGGCAAACAGTTGGTCAGCAGGTTCCGGTTTTGTTTTGGCACTGTCTTTGAGGGGAAGATCCTGGGGGATAGCAAGAGATGGGTCTGAAGGCAGTTCACTTTTGGCTGCTTCTGTCTTGGGTTCTGATGTGAACAGAGAACTTCCATCATGGCTGATGGCAAGATCTTGGACATCTTTAAGGTCATCTTTAAATGTCACAGACACAACTTGGTTGGATGATGAGGGCTTATCTGCagtcctttcttctgttttgctcCCTTTAGGCAATTCAGATGGCAAGTCCTTTTCTACTTGGGAAATAGGAAGCTTGGCAGAAGGTTCTGCAAAACTGGCTTCTAATTTCTTCTGTGAATCAGTTTCCAAGATCTGTTCTGATAGAGGTGAAggcattttttctttgtctttgctCTGTGAATCCTTTTTATCTGTAGCCTCTGCTTTTGCTGGCTGTGGAACTAAGGCATCATGTTTAGGTTGCTCAGTCTTACTGTCTTTTCCAGATTCCTGTTGCTTTGTGTCTAATGGATCTGTTGTGAAAGGGCACGTGCCCTCCTGGACATGGAATTCCATCTTCGTGGCTGCAATTAAATCTGAAGTagtttgtttgggttttataataaaattattcaaaGCACTTACAGGCAGGCAGTCATGTGGTGTATAGAACATCTTGGTATGAATGATGGAGAGGGAAAAATATGCGAACATGCAGCAAGGCTATCCACACAGAAATCTGCTTTAAAGCATTAAATCCTAGTTTCCTTTCAATATATGATGTTTTGTAGTGAAAATGTGACTTGCACACAAGTAAATATGTGACAACTGAAATGAGATCATTTCATGTGACGACTTCATCTTCACTGTTTgtatacaaaaaacaaaaccagaaataatcCTCACTTCATTGGTAATTTTTGCTGTACTCTGAGGCTTACGTTAGTTTGCTTTTCTAAGTTTCGTAAGATTAAGTCCAATGAACAGTATCATTGTGTGCTGCTTACATTTAAACAAACAGATTTatacatttctgtatttattttaccaTTTTCATCTACATGTGTCCTAAACTAAAGCAGTAATACATACAGGAGGCGTGTCGGAAGAAGCTACTGTTTCAGCTGCATCAGCTTTCGACATTTATCCctcagcaaatgaaaaaatctCACTGCTGCCATGAAAGTGGCCTGTGTAAATCAGCAGCAGGGCTATTAATAGTGCCAGATCTCAGAGGTCTCCAACGTGGCCAGTCATCTTCAGCTGTAACTGAATACCAGCCATGTTTCAATGATTGTAGCACAGCACTAATTAAGttaatttaaaactgaaaatactaCACTTAAAACATGCCACCCTATTTGTATGGAATACTACCtagttatttttatatatactcTATTAATCATTAATATCATGGTTTTTTTATATCCTTCGGAAAATGATGATTCCCATCatatgggaaaaagaaatactgcagaataCTTTCTGCATTActctgtaaataaatatttgcaagtTGTTCTTTCTAAAACTTATTACAACAAGCATTGGGCCAAATCTAAATCTCCTTACATCTGATTTAAAGTCCATGGAGCCATTTTCTGACTCAGATGAATATGAATTTGTCAGAATAACTACAATCAAACTACTGGTCattctttaaatatttgcatacaGTTAAAAAAGGCTATTGCCATTCTATATTTTGCAGGTAGAAAGAAACCAGAATTCTACATCTACAGTACTTTTTAATCCTTTGTGTTTTTACATTTCATGACTTGCAGACCCTATGAAGCATAAAAACAAAGCCACTGAGCAGATGTCATCCTTCTTTCACAGAAATGAATTAACTAGATACTGATTTTTCTTGCGTATCCTATCGTGCCTTTTACTCTAGCACCAATGAACAACACCATTGGCATCTAAAGATATTCTGACTGCCAAgggaatttaattttctttaggTGGGTCTGATGGAAAGTCAGCTTCCCAGATGCAGCCCTTCTTCACCAGGTACTGAATGGGTATGTCACTACTCCATGCAATGTGTCTTTACACCCTGTTATGCTGACCGATGAGAAATGCCATTAAAAGGACAATCTTGAAGCCCAGTTCTCATGTAATGAAAGACAATTGCTCGGAGTAAATACTTTGTCACAGTAAGCAGATCAGAACTTGATGCTGTACACCCCATCCTAAACTTCATGAAGAAGGTAAATATCCCAGTGCAGTTGATGGGGCTTTGTCTGAGCAGGGCACTCCGGCCAGGTTAAACCTTTGTAATAAGGTCAGACAcgcaaaaaaaatcagagttttGCAATGATCAAGGGAGAAGGGGTGGGCTGCAATGAATGGCAAGGATATGACATAAGAAGCAACAGCTTTAGGGAAGCTAAACCAGAATGCATagaagcacacacacaaaaatatacTGCACgctgcaaatgaaaacatttctacaATTCAAGCCTCTTTATGTCATAGTTAAATTCATTAAATCtactttttgaaagaaaagcagatgaatctctgcaccaaaaagaaaaaaatatacaaacatTAGCAATGTGACTGGCAAACATGTCTgagatggggggaaaaaggcTTGCACAGAGGAATCAGCTTAGCTGCAAAGCACTTGTATCATGGCAAAGTANNNNNNNNNNNNNNNNNNNNNNNNNNNNNNNNNNNNNNNNNNNNNNNNNNNNNNNNNNNNNNNNNNNNNNNNNNNNNNNNNNNNNNNNNNNNNNNNNNNNaaaaaaaaaaataggaatcaGCTGCAGTGGTAGGAAACCATGTTGTCATACAGCACCTATGCAATCATAGTATCTGCTACACACTCTTCAAGCATAATAACAAGAGCAGTCATACTAATAAATGGAAAGAACGGGAAATGAAGCAGCCTTGAAAAGCACCGGAGAAAGCTGGAAGATTCACTGGCAGCAAACACATGCAATCCTATGGAGGACACACCTTCCGCAGCCAAGGAAGGGGATGTGTCTTTCGGAGGCATTTCCTCCACAACTGTTAGGCTCTCCCTGCTGGATGCCACACTTGGTATTTTGTCTTCGCGACACACTGTGGCCTCCAAACCAAAATCCGGCCGACCCTCACCGAGGCCCTTGGCCTGCTCTGAAGGCTCAGGGGGCCCATGCTCTTTCCCCAGTCGCGTCCCAGGAAGAGCAGCAGGTTTCACTTCCACAGCCATCGGACTCTCTACTGGTTCTTCTTCTTGGAGATGGAAAAAGGAGGCGACATCAACACCAACAGTAAACACCAAGCACAAAGCTCAACAGGACTGGTTTTCTTAACACTTTCAGCTCTGAACATTTCAGATTTCTGTGTCAAAGGTTTGCTAGAATCCAGCCCATTTTAATTGCAATAGAATTgatttttcccaaagaaaaaataccaaacaaaccccaaaacaCCCTGTCTCCCCCAAAGAAGCATGTTTATGCTTGAAGATGAGAGCTGAAAGTGCTTTATAGGTACACCTCTCCCAGAGATGACTGTGGGTCAAATACTCATTGGAAATGGAGATGATACTGAATGATGGATGGCTCTGACAACAGCAGTGCACTTCTGATAGATGTGCTGTTTAACCCAGTACAAGACATTGAATTGAGGTGGGGCAAGGTATGAGTTGTTAATTTATTTCCTCTTGCTGTTACTGTCTGCTAAATGACAGCAAGTCCGCCAATTACATGGGTCCTGGTTTTGGAAAGCATTCAACCACTTGAACAGCCTTGCACATAGCTGGTAACTAATGATTTCACCAGAGTCCAGCCAAGATTCTTACACTGAGTGGTTTATAAACTGCTTCTTCCTTAGGCTGCCTGAGATCTGAACCCTGTATGTTAAAATCACAGGTGTAACACAAGGACTATTcgtttgcttttctgtctccCTCACTAGCCCCTAGGCTCCTCTCCTCATCACCAGTTAAGCCAAAGAAACCAATGAACACCACGCAACTATATGTTCCTCTGAAGTTCTGAAATACATTACTTTGCCTACAGGTTGCTAGAATCAGTAGACTAGTACCAAGAATGGTCTTTATTCTACTCTTGCCATGGAAGAAAGTCTCCATTCTGTCTTGCCACTGCTGTTCAGACAGAATATTATTTTGCTCTGCTATTATCTCTTCCAATAGAAAATTAGGATTCAGTGTGAATCCTTTGATTCAGCAAAATTTGTAAGCAGCTGACCACCAGCCAAACTCAAATACACCTGATAACCTCTCTGGGTTTTAAGTACGGTCCCATGTTTAAGGACTTTGCTGAATcagactgagaagaaaatggttttgaatCTGAATCTCCTGGCATTAAAATTAAACCTCTTTACAAGAGCGTGATTTTTCTCCTGAGACTGACCCAGTTAAAGCTAGGCAATCAACCAGCCACCTTAGTTATGgtctttaaaaagtaatttaaggAACACAAATACTATTTCAGGTTGAGAAAATACCACTATGTAAAGTATAACATTAGTAATAACACGTAAAAATGTAGTTAGGGAAAGATACTGTATCTTAAGTGAACAGAAGCCAGAAGATTCAGAATTGGAACTGGACCAATGCCTGAGGGATATTCACATATGGACAGATTGTAAAAGAAGCCTAGCAGAACAGCAAGTGTCCAGACAATAGAGGCCCTTACTCAAATAAATTGCTgtactgctcttttttttccaattttatgtagttgtgtgtgtgcatttcttttaatttaagaagTTATTCTACCCCATTTTTATGGCAATTACTTCACTCAATGCCATGTGGTTAAAACTAATTACTCAATAAGTCTTTTCTTAATTAGGTAAAAGTAGTACATACCTAGCACTGAAACACATACAGGTTAGGCTTCTGGTGCAAAGCACTGCCTTGGTTCCCCTTAAAGTGGCAAAGTCCCCAGAGAACAAATCGTATCGTCTATATTAGACCCCTGTTTTACTGAGTCAGTACACATAGGGGCAAACAGCTCAGAAATGGCTAAAATCTGGGGAGAAAAATCCCATCCTCACTGCTAACACAAGGAAAATACTGTGGCTCTCTCAGTATTACTAGAACTCATCATACAGAATTTTTGAGAATGTGGATAAAAGAACCACTGAAAAAGAACTTGCATGAAGTAAATAGACTTCATTGCAGCAGCTGGAAAAGATCTGGCAATAGCTGCAAATGAAAAGGTTTTCAAGAATGGATAAGCACATGTACACACAGAGGCAAACAACTTGATACATAAACAATGCTAACGATATCAAAAGTTTGCATCAGCAAACTATTTCACTAGATGTGGATGTGTATGACTGGCAATTATGCTGCTTATGAACTAAAAAGCAGGAATGTTTTAAGAACAGACGCAGAAACCCAATTACAGTAAAGCTACTCCTCCTGTGATTTTCTGACTCTCCCAGCTTCAGGCAGATATTCTGACACTAACAATCTGCAGTTATTTGCATTGCTCTCATTCTCGTGCTGCTGCACTACTGGGCTACATTATCCTGTTAACTGTGGACGAGTCTCCTTTTCTTGATATGCCCCACATTTCAGTCACAGACCTCCGCCTTCCTCAGACACACATCCCcagagaattcagaactgcttttaACTTCACCTTTTGTGTCCCAAGATTAAGTTAATCAAATACTGCCTGATGAAACATGATCCAGTTTGCTTTGGATAAGAAGTCACAATTCTCATTAGACACTGAAATAGATTCTTCCCTTGACtcctaagaaaaaataatacatttgatTTTATGTAAACTCCACAGATAAAATAATACTTACTGATGGACTTAGGCTGCAGAAGGAGGGGGTACAGGAACAAAGAAATAGTAAATTTTTTAATATGTCTGCCTTGTTTGCAGCCAGCTGACAGTGTTAACTGGGTGCATCCACAGAACAACCAGAGATCAAACATGACCCAGTACTGCCTGAAGACACCAGTAtgtactggagaaaaaaaaactgatttccTTCGTCTAGTGAAGAACTATACATCCTCCACTGCTAACTCTAGTACAGACATGAGTTTAACTCAGCTGACTTACCTTCAGTAACAACCTTCTAATCTACTCTGCACACTGTTCCCGGCAGTGATTCGCTGTCACAAAGTACAAATTAGTGTCTGCTTCTTTTAACTAGCTGCTCTTTTTGCATCTGCTATCAACTTGGCCAGTAGTCCTACAGCCCTGATTTAAGCAAGGAGCACGGTTTCACTGACACCAAAATTGCATTCAATGTTCACAGCGTAGCTTCACTTTGAGAACGAAAGACTTCGGAGGAGTCTCAGACATTTTCCTTCCCCAGAAAGCAGCAATCCCAGGCACATATATAATGGAATGGATGGCAGGTGGGTAGAGGGGAAGAGGAACAAAATGGGACCATGCTCAGTTCACCTTCATCATAGCCCAACAAGACCTCTGTGCTCTTCACTGTGGCACTGGGATGTGTACTAGAGCCAGTCCACTCGGAGCTGAACAAAGGGTGTTCATAGTACTCCTCATCCGAATTGTAGGGCTCATCATCGGGTACAGACACTGAGATGGAGGGGGCCAGGCCTTTACGCCActccctgctggcagcaggcccGCAGCCTGGGCACAGGGGTAGCGGTCCCACCTTATCCTCCGCCCCTGCATCTACAAATAGACACACAGACAAAAACtgcaggacagacagacagacagaaacaCGGCAAGACAGGATGGATGCATGCACTAGCAATACTAGCCACTGTTGTCATACCGCAGAGTGGATGAAATCAGCTAAGATGCAAATTAATGCAGGATGGAGGGATGGGGCAGCTGTGTGTTTTAACACGTGCCATGAATGTGGCACTTCCTGCAAGGTCTGGGAGCCAACAACTGGAGTACATGTATTTCCAGACTGCACTCATTTATTTAGAGGAATATACATTGTACACAGACCACATCTCACAACTTGCACTGGCTGTTCTAAGAACTTTTAGACTATCCCAACATTTGCATTCTTTTGTATTCC
Above is a genomic segment from Meleagris gallopavo isolate NT-WF06-2002-E0010 breed Aviagen turkey brand Nicholas breeding stock chromosome 7, Turkey_5.1, whole genome shotgun sequence containing:
- the MAP2 gene encoding microtubule-associated protein 2 isoform X7; this encodes MAEDRKDEAKAPHWTSGQLTEAASHPHSPEIKEQSSAGAGLVRSANGFPYQESEEPGLGSREQPGSYARSKENGINGELSAGDRETAEEVSARIVQVVTAEAVAVLKGEQEKEAQHKDQPGPLPIAVEESANLPPSPPPSPASEQTGALEEDLIAATKMEFHVQEGTCPFTTDPLDTKQQESGKDSKTEQPKHDALVPQPAKAEATDKKDSQSKDKEKMPSPLSEQILETDSQKKLEASFAEPSAKLPISQVEKDLPSELPKGSKTEERTADKPSSSNQVVSVTFKDDLKDVQDLAISHDGSSLFTSEPKTEAAKSELPSDPSLAIPQDLPLKDSAKTKPEPADQLFAKELAEDEQTHRGMTLTLQEVSTVTIDGLKTPSTQKIPAWGQEKDMTKDETDEEERYDFYDKGEARILDDAKFTTKTEVETLAQDKADFPKDGEIKMSDLFKAEKEMDQSGLQATTATKKDMQPSTEVSPGKLSHVPIPEKTTEHPDTPQLSQITEKSPQAPSSTTDKTLTPEPSQEKDVKKETKEDKESVSATHEMKTEVDRSGMSKYFETSALKEEAFKTDALKQGSDYYELSDTKESAYETYRADRLIPEDKEEEEEELQMELDQQQGMPGHEIGYSTLAKSYTPDKSEEPSSPTERMFTIDPKVYGDKRELHSKNKDDLTLSRSLGLGGRSAIEQRSMSINLPMSCLDSIALGFSFGRAHDLSPLASDILTNTSGSMDEGDDYLPATTPAMERAPCFPIDSREEDEHIEEEKAMTEEKVQPETLVESPFPAKDYYKNGAVLAPDLPEMLDLAGTRSRVASVSADAEVAQKKSVPSDAVVEDSSTALTSVTDENHVTLKAESQLEDLGYCVFNKYTVPLPSPVQDSENLTSETCPFYEGTDEKLRRSLAPDLSLIEVKLAAAEKSKEEFLGEKDLTQHATGESLLARDFEQEKKEKLDTVLEKSEDQADLKEGYPIKDSEAEKTRPEAITEMKEEVVSDKVHVPDDTTYDRILATQVTAERDAISFLMEKEKTLSVVPEIAEIEAPIKPDYNAIKHDMEVAARRADQEYQSQLDSRISEVVSLPSGKDKAPVKKTEPEPKETQQKDQIILSREAKDADLLSKTEPSYVKDSTKLSETEIKEKVAKPDLVHQEAVDKEESYESSGEHDQTQESLNGEPLKQEDIKGEAPKPSVSEEEVSTQLPAKEPSTELLLPKAEPPQEEPAEIQMESIPQPPEETEKIPDTVVKPTEVQTLLPSEVTAKATKREDHEEEKLEGGQEEKEEDKQHLISEIPPEMDFGKPTDEELLAKVCPEALPELKGIIESVVTVEDDFITVVQTTVDEGESASHSVRFAATQQEDIEAVDSQAEEELEIEEVVDIQAEPREGSPEAPASPEREEILLTDYKTETCDDYKDETTVDDSIMDTDSLWADTQDDDRSIMTEQLETVPKEEKAERELRRSSLDKHKKEKPFKTGRGRISTPERKIAKKEPSTLSRDEVRRKKAVYKKAELAKKTEVQAHSPSRKIILKPAIKYTRPTHLSCVKRKQTAAVGETNQAPGVFKQAKEKLSTTSLSKIPASKSRAKSLLPPRPSSACSLTTKRAIFLDTDSYYVRPSSAGPRDCLSYSKSDAKDGVSKSPEKRSSLPRPSSILPPRRAVSGDRDREENSLSLTTSLSSSVRRTTRSEPIRSRTGKSGTSTPTTPGSTAITPGTPPSYSSRTPGTPGTPSYSRTPHTPGTPKSAILVPTEKKVAIIRTPPKSPATPKQLRVINQPLPDLKNVRSKIGSTDNIKYQPKGGQVRILNKKIDFSDIQSRCGSRDNIKHSAGGGNVQIVTKKIDLSHVTSKCGSLKNIHHKPGGGRVKIESVKLDFKEKAQAKVGSLENAHHVPGGGNVKIDSQKLNFREHAKARVDHGAEIITQSPGRSSVASPRRLSNVSSSGSINLLESPQLATLAEDVTAALAKQGL